Proteins from a single region of Haloplanus sp. GDY1:
- a CDS encoding DUF4350 domain-containing protein, giving the protein MSAPKSRLAAVFVVIVVVIVGGAAVAPYALGSGDGGGESDPVTVQNQQFQPDTILPDQTPERGEISMESSASGKTVLVDMGHRNGVSKTQLEPLLSTLVENGHQIRFYRGQRRSLNESLRSADAFLVASPQQRFTSDELAGVEAFTDAGGRVLVMGGPPSVQASGGLLLGVGGLQPTAPRTAGLSSTYGIAYGSGYLYNMQENDNNYKSIYARPASSAGLADGVERVVVRDAVPVRTSSGTRVLVGTEGTTLSTTRDDGRYAVLARSQGGNVTAVGDTSFVSRENAYDADNEVLIGNLADFLVNGEKTPGAPKPPGADAPTGGPGGAPTDGAPTPPRPTPAPA; this is encoded by the coding sequence ATGTCAGCGCCTAAGTCCAGACTCGCCGCCGTGTTCGTTGTCATCGTGGTCGTGATCGTCGGCGGCGCGGCCGTCGCACCCTACGCCCTCGGCTCGGGCGACGGTGGCGGCGAGAGCGACCCCGTTACCGTCCAGAACCAGCAGTTCCAGCCCGACACGATCCTGCCCGACCAGACGCCCGAGCGAGGCGAGATCAGCATGGAGAGTTCGGCGAGCGGCAAGACCGTCCTCGTGGACATGGGACACCGGAACGGCGTCTCGAAGACCCAGCTCGAACCCCTGCTCTCGACGCTCGTCGAGAACGGCCACCAGATCCGGTTCTACCGCGGCCAGCGGCGGAGCCTCAACGAATCGCTCCGCTCCGCGGACGCCTTCCTGGTCGCGAGCCCCCAGCAGCGGTTCACGAGCGACGAACTCGCGGGCGTCGAGGCCTTCACCGACGCCGGCGGGCGCGTCCTCGTGATGGGTGGCCCGCCCTCCGTCCAGGCCTCCGGCGGCCTGTTGCTCGGCGTCGGCGGCCTCCAGCCCACCGCGCCCCGGACGGCGGGGCTGTCCTCGACGTACGGCATCGCGTACGGCTCGGGCTACCTCTACAACATGCAGGAGAACGACAACAACTACAAGAGCATCTACGCGCGGCCGGCGTCGAGCGCCGGCCTCGCGGACGGCGTCGAGCGGGTCGTGGTCCGCGACGCGGTGCCCGTCCGGACGAGCAGCGGCACGCGCGTCCTCGTCGGCACCGAGGGGACGACCCTGTCGACGACCCGCGACGACGGGCGGTACGCCGTCCTCGCGCGGAGTCAGGGCGGCAACGTCACCGCGGTCGGTGACACCAGCTTCGTCTCCCGCGAGAACGCCTACGACGCCGACAACGAGGTGCTGATCGGCAACCTCGCCGACTTCCTCGTGAACGGCGAGAAGACGCCCGGCGCGCCCAAGCCGCCGGGTGCCGACGCCCCGACCGGCGGACCCGGTGGCGCCCCGACCGACGGGGCCCCCACGCCGCCGCGGCCGACCCCCGCCCCGGCCTGA
- the purQ gene encoding phosphoribosylformylglycinamidine synthase I — translation MTVAVIQFGGSNCDRDSVRALSHLGIDAERVWYEDGLPDDATGVMLPGGFSYGDYLRAGVMAARTPVVAAVREAASEGVPVLGVCNGAQIGCEAGLTPGAFTVNRSARFQCERVHVRVENADTPWTRAYDEGDVLELPIAHGEGRFEADDETYDRLVDEDRILLRYCDADGTVTDDANPNGSRGSVAGVLGDRETVAVMMPHPERATLPDLDGTDGAGLLRGFEAALAAV, via the coding sequence ATGACGGTCGCGGTGATCCAGTTCGGCGGGAGCAACTGCGACCGCGACTCGGTGCGCGCGCTCTCCCACCTCGGCATCGACGCCGAGCGCGTCTGGTACGAGGACGGCCTGCCCGACGACGCCACGGGCGTGATGCTCCCCGGCGGCTTCTCGTACGGCGACTACCTCCGCGCGGGCGTCATGGCCGCGCGAACCCCCGTCGTGGCGGCGGTGCGGGAGGCGGCGAGCGAGGGGGTGCCCGTCCTCGGCGTCTGCAACGGCGCCCAGATCGGGTGCGAGGCCGGCCTCACGCCCGGTGCGTTCACGGTCAACCGGAGCGCCCGCTTCCAGTGTGAGCGCGTCCACGTCCGCGTCGAGAACGCCGACACCCCGTGGACCCGCGCGTACGACGAGGGCGACGTGCTGGAACTGCCCATCGCCCACGGCGAGGGCCGCTTCGAGGCCGACGACGAGACGTACGACCGCCTCGTCGACGAGGACCGGATCCTCCTGCGGTACTGCGACGCCGACGGGACCGTCACCGACGACGCCAACCCCAACGGCTCGCGGGGGTCGGTGGCCGGCGTCCTCGGCGACCGGGAGACGGTGGCGGTGATGATGCCCCACCCCGAGCGGGCGACGCTCCCCGACCTCGACGGGACCGACGGCGCGGGGCTGTTGCGCGGCTTCGAAGCGGCGCTGGCGGCGGTGTAG
- a CDS encoding ABC transporter substrate-binding protein — MPPVTTSRRRLLRLVGAAGAAGVAGCAGGAGDSGGSELVATLAADVKNYDPTRANDTTSRKAFGLVYEPLLSVDFEGQARPTLATAVEQRDDLTWRLSLREGVTFHDGSDFTASDVVATFERYEGTPRESDVYLWYDDATIVDDHTLDVTLADRYAPFRKSLGGVPIVPEAAASGDLDLSTTPIGTGPYEFDTHEPDRLFRLTRADDHWYDGSGEVPARPPIETLTFRIIVEGPSQVAALRAGDVDLANNPPADSVADLRENDDVTVSDHLAGGFEMVVFPLASAPFSNREVRRGIARLVPREEIVSSVYGGIGRPAYAPISPLLDDYTSESFQAEMREDHQGYDPERARELLDSGFDALDISPPYETSIVTNETPERVRWAQLVRDSLNRTDFFEVTIDQFEWNTYVSRVLAGDSHRSDSMMALGWTGGWDPDTFLRNLFYSGQATPSCCNAAHYANDEVDRLLDEALTTYDPAERRALYEDAQRRIVSDAPVAFVRFNKRLEAFRTAEVEGFHTYPLDTGEFTAIYAPWADAYTTTGGG, encoded by the coding sequence ATGCCACCGGTCACCACATCGCGCCGCCGACTGCTTCGCCTGGTCGGGGCGGCGGGTGCCGCCGGTGTCGCCGGCTGTGCTGGCGGGGCGGGCGACTCGGGGGGGTCGGAACTCGTCGCGACGCTCGCCGCCGACGTGAAGAACTACGACCCGACGCGGGCGAACGACACCACCTCGCGCAAGGCCTTCGGCCTCGTGTACGAACCGCTCCTCTCGGTGGACTTCGAGGGACAGGCCCGTCCGACGCTCGCCACCGCGGTCGAGCAGCGTGACGACCTCACCTGGCGGCTCTCGCTCCGCGAGGGCGTCACCTTCCACGACGGCAGCGACTTCACCGCGAGCGACGTCGTCGCCACCTTCGAGCGCTACGAGGGGACGCCCCGCGAATCCGACGTGTACCTCTGGTACGACGACGCGACGATCGTCGACGACCACACCCTCGACGTGACGCTCGCGGACCGGTACGCGCCCTTCCGGAAGTCCCTCGGCGGCGTACCCATCGTCCCCGAGGCGGCCGCGTCAGGCGACCTCGACCTCTCGACGACGCCGATCGGGACCGGCCCGTACGAGTTCGACACCCACGAACCCGACCGGCTCTTCCGGCTCACCCGCGCCGACGACCACTGGTACGACGGGTCGGGCGAGGTGCCCGCGAGACCGCCCATCGAGACGCTCACCTTCCGCATCATCGTCGAGGGGCCGTCGCAGGTGGCCGCGCTCCGCGCGGGCGACGTCGACCTCGCGAACAACCCGCCGGCCGACTCGGTCGCCGACCTCCGGGAGAACGACGACGTCACCGTCTCGGACCACCTCGCCGGCGGCTTCGAGATGGTCGTCTTCCCCCTCGCCTCCGCCCCGTTCTCGAACCGCGAGGTGAGACGGGGCATCGCTCGGCTGGTTCCCCGCGAGGAGATCGTCTCCTCGGTGTACGGTGGGATCGGCCGCCCGGCGTACGCCCCCATCTCGCCGCTGCTCGACGACTACACCTCCGAGTCGTTCCAGGCGGAGATGCGCGAGGACCACCAGGGCTACGATCCGGAGCGCGCCCGCGAACTCCTCGACTCCGGCTTCGACGCCCTCGACATCTCGCCGCCCTACGAGACGAGCATCGTCACCAACGAGACGCCCGAGCGAGTGCGGTGGGCACAGCTCGTCCGCGACAGCCTGAACCGCACCGACTTCTTCGAGGTCACCATCGACCAGTTCGAGTGGAACACGTACGTCTCCCGGGTGCTCGCGGGGGACTCCCACCGCTCCGACTCGATGATGGCGCTCGGCTGGACCGGCGGCTGGGACCCCGACACCTTCCTCCGGAACCTCTTTTACAGCGGGCAGGCCACGCCCTCCTGCTGTAACGCCGCCCACTACGCGAACGACGAGGTCGATCGCCTGCTCGACGAGGCGCTGACGACGTACGACCCCGCGGAGCGACGCGCGCTCTACGAGGACGCCCAGCGCCGGATCGTCTCGGACGCGCCCGTCGCCTTCGTCCGGTTCAACAAGCGCCTCGAAGCGTTCCGGACGGCCGAGGTCGAGGGCTTTCACACCTACCCGCTCGACACCGGCGAGTTCACCGCCATCTACGCCCCCTGGGCCGACGCCTACACGACGACCGGGGGCGGGTGA
- a CDS encoding ubiquitin-like small modifier protein 1 produces MDLELRFFATFREAVGQKTLEREFEDGATVGEVLLTLESAYDGLEGKLIDDEGDLQPNLNILKNGREVLHMEGTETTLEDGDTLSVFPPVAGGA; encoded by the coding sequence ATGGATCTGGAACTGCGGTTTTTCGCAACGTTCCGCGAGGCGGTCGGCCAGAAGACCCTCGAACGCGAGTTCGAGGACGGCGCGACCGTCGGCGAAGTGCTCCTGACGCTGGAATCGGCGTACGACGGCCTCGAAGGCAAGCTGATCGACGACGAGGGCGACCTGCAGCCGAACCTCAACATTCTGAAAAACGGCCGGGAGGTGCTCCACATGGAGGGCACCGAGACGACCCTGGAGGACGGCGACACTCTGTCGGTGTTCCCGCCGGTCGCCGGGGGCGCATGA
- a CDS encoding S49 family peptidase has translation MSDSPDGSSLTRAQSYALIAAAAVLLSAVLAPVAYDRATQPDGTVAVISIEGTIASSTATAVQEDLREARENESIDAVVLNVDSPGGGAAASEQLYLSVQRTAQEMPVVASVKATGASGAYYAMLPASDIYVTPASIVGSVGVRGASPGPGLPGQIKSGPDKASATADQRRAQIETLQRAFVGTVMKHRSDDLELSRTEVAHAKVYTGARAVENGMADEIGSTQDAIRQAATEAGLEDYDVYRKEPPAVGGLILLSSQDGGTVVVEESPVGYDAVDTPTFLMVYGDVQTESEVIGNVSA, from the coding sequence ATGTCGGACAGTCCAGACGGCAGTTCGCTGACCAGGGCACAGTCCTACGCCCTGATCGCGGCCGCTGCCGTCCTGTTGAGCGCGGTCCTCGCCCCGGTGGCCTACGATCGGGCGACCCAGCCCGACGGCACCGTCGCCGTCATCTCCATCGAGGGGACCATCGCCTCCAGTACGGCGACCGCCGTCCAGGAGGACCTCCGCGAGGCCCGCGAGAACGAATCGATCGACGCGGTCGTCCTGAACGTCGACAGCCCCGGCGGCGGGGCGGCCGCGAGCGAACAACTGTATCTGTCGGTCCAGCGCACGGCCCAAGAGATGCCGGTGGTCGCGAGCGTCAAGGCCACCGGCGCCTCCGGCGCCTACTACGCGATGTTGCCCGCCAGCGACATCTACGTCACGCCCGCCTCCATCGTCGGCAGCGTCGGCGTCCGCGGCGCGTCGCCCGGCCCCGGCCTCCCCGGCCAGATCAAGAGCGGCCCGGACAAGGCGAGCGCGACCGCCGACCAGCGCCGCGCCCAGATCGAGACGCTCCAGCGCGCGTTCGTCGGCACGGTCATGAAACACCGGAGCGACGACCTCGAACTCTCGCGCACCGAGGTCGCCCACGCCAAGGTGTACACGGGCGCTCGCGCGGTCGAGAACGGGATGGCCGACGAGATCGGCTCGACACAGGACGCCATCCGCCAGGCCGCCACCGAGGCCGGCCTCGAGGACTACGACGTGTACCGCAAGGAGCCGCCGGCAGTCGGCGGTCTCATCCTGCTCAGCTCGCAGGACGGCGGCACGGTCGTCGTCGAGGAGAGCCCCGTCGGATACGACGCCGTCGACACCCCGACCTTCCTGATGGTGTACGGCGACGTGCAGACCGAAAGCGAGGTGATCGGCAATGTCAGCGCCTAA
- the aceA gene encoding isocitrate lyase gives MTPEDLDTDTITRDIDNPAAERFRERLDDQQFVFAPGIYHALDARLAEMTGHDAVYMSGYSTVLGQFGFPDLEMVTMTEMVENAKRISEATTLPVIADCDTGYGGIHNVRRAVREYEKAGVAAVHIEDQTTPKRCGHIAGKRIVSREDAEARFRAAVDAKQCEDTVVIARTDAYGSANGDWEEHLERGRIYADAGVDLVWPEMPDPSREDAERYAETIHETHPDLDLAFNYSSSFAWSEEEDPLTFAELGDLGYKYIFITLFGLHSGAHAVYEDFQRLAQDDEEAQFDLEERYLGHPTESHHELSFVSKYQDIEAQFDPEARQRMEASEGFSEDESDPISSDEGEETPETPANDD, from the coding sequence ATGACGCCCGAGGACCTCGACACGGACACGATCACCCGCGACATCGACAACCCGGCGGCCGAGCGGTTCCGCGAGCGACTGGACGACCAGCAGTTCGTGTTCGCGCCGGGCATCTACCACGCCCTCGACGCCCGTCTCGCGGAGATGACGGGTCACGACGCCGTCTACATGAGCGGCTACTCGACCGTCCTCGGCCAGTTCGGATTTCCCGACCTGGAGATGGTGACGATGACGGAGATGGTCGAGAACGCAAAGCGGATCAGCGAGGCGACCACGCTCCCGGTGATCGCCGACTGTGACACCGGCTACGGGGGCATCCACAACGTCCGCCGCGCGGTGCGGGAGTACGAGAAGGCGGGCGTCGCCGCCGTCCACATCGAGGACCAGACGACGCCGAAGCGCTGTGGCCACATCGCGGGCAAACGGATCGTCTCCCGGGAGGACGCCGAAGCCCGCTTCCGGGCGGCCGTCGACGCGAAGCAGTGCGAGGACACCGTCGTCATCGCCCGAACGGACGCCTACGGCTCCGCCAACGGCGACTGGGAGGAACACCTCGAACGCGGGCGGATCTACGCCGACGCCGGCGTCGACCTCGTCTGGCCGGAGATGCCCGACCCGTCCCGCGAGGACGCCGAGCGGTACGCCGAGACCATCCACGAGACCCACCCCGACCTCGACCTCGCCTTCAACTACTCCTCCTCCTTCGCGTGGTCGGAGGAGGAGGACCCGCTGACCTTCGCCGAACTCGGCGACCTCGGGTACAAGTACATCTTCATCACCCTCTTCGGCCTGCACTCGGGCGCCCACGCCGTCTACGAGGACTTCCAGCGCCTCGCGCAGGACGACGAGGAGGCGCAGTTCGACCTCGAGGAGCGCTACCTGGGACACCCCACCGAGAGCCACCACGAACTCTCGTTCGTGAGCAAGTACCAGGACATCGAAGCTCAGTTCGACCCCGAGGCCCGCCAGCGGATGGAGGCCTCGGAGGGGTTCAGCGAGGACGAGAGCGACCCCATCTCCAGCGACGAGGGGGAGGAGACGCCCGAGACGCCCGCCAACGACGACTGA
- a CDS encoding ABC transporter permease — MSTVGLKTLTRREILRFLRRPKNTFAPPLITNVLYFSVFGVILGRRIDAIQGIPYILFILPGLVVLGAISNAFENAAFSIFHGRWNEYIHEPLTSPLSYTEMATAYVLAGAARGAIVGVLIAIVGAAFTSVGVTRPLYLVGFGVVITVLFSGIGVIGGLWADDWDDLTMMNQFILRPLVFFGGVFYSIAELPPLLETLSYLNPMVYMVNGIRYGFLGAAEVDPNVSLLVLAVLAVLVVAFDIALFERGYGLTE; from the coding sequence ATGAGTACCGTCGGTCTCAAGACGCTCACCCGGCGGGAGATCCTCCGCTTCCTCCGGCGCCCGAAGAACACGTTCGCGCCGCCGCTCATCACGAACGTCCTCTACTTCTCCGTGTTCGGCGTCATCCTCGGCCGCCGGATCGACGCGATCCAGGGGATCCCCTACATCCTCTTTATCCTCCCCGGCCTGGTCGTCCTCGGCGCCATCTCCAACGCCTTCGAGAACGCCGCCTTCTCCATCTTCCACGGCCGGTGGAACGAGTACATCCACGAACCCCTCACCTCGCCGCTCTCCTACACCGAGATGGCGACGGCGTACGTCCTCGCGGGCGCGGCCCGCGGAGCCATCGTGGGCGTCCTCATCGCCATCGTCGGCGCCGCGTTCACGTCCGTGGGCGTCACCCGGCCGCTCTATCTCGTCGGCTTCGGCGTCGTCATCACCGTCCTCTTTTCCGGGATCGGGGTGATCGGCGGGCTCTGGGCCGACGACTGGGACGACCTCACGATGATGAACCAGTTCATCCTCCGGCCGCTGGTCTTCTTCGGCGGCGTCTTCTACTCCATCGCGGAACTCCCGCCGCTGCTGGAGACGCTCTCGTATCTGAACCCCATGGTCTACATGGTCAACGGCATCCGGTACGGCTTCCTCGGCGCCGCCGAGGTCGATCCGAACGTCTCCTTGCTCGTCCTCGCCGTCCTCGCGGTGCTGGTCGTCGCCTTCGATATCGCGCTGTTCGAGCGCGGCTACGGCCTGACCGAGTGA
- a CDS encoding ABC transporter ATP-binding protein, whose amino-acid sequence MVAAIEIDDLRKRYGDVTALDGVSLSVPEGSFFGLLGPNGAGKTTFINVLVGLVRKSGGEARVFGHDVEADYREARDRIGLAPQEFNVDRFFPIREVLEHKAGYHGIPASEARERADEVLKQVGIYEKRDTRFDWLSGGMKRRFLIARALVTDPDLLILDEPTAGVDVQLRHDLWNLITDLNEGGTTILLTTHYIEEAERLCDEVAILDGGRVVTVSSPDELMDRGTDRITVTFREPMQSAPDVAAGNGQVEAVDVEDGRLVVSASRGGLVAPDLVRELDAAGYEIVDLDVSRTSLEEVFVELTRQDSAVADGGRP is encoded by the coding sequence ATGGTGGCCGCCATAGAGATCGACGACCTCCGGAAGCGATACGGCGACGTGACGGCGCTCGACGGCGTCTCGCTCTCGGTGCCCGAGGGGAGTTTCTTCGGCCTCCTCGGGCCGAACGGGGCGGGCAAGACGACGTTCATCAACGTCCTCGTCGGCCTCGTGCGAAAGAGCGGCGGCGAGGCCCGGGTGTTCGGGCACGACGTCGAGGCCGACTACCGGGAGGCCCGGGACCGCATCGGCCTCGCCCCACAGGAGTTCAACGTCGACCGGTTCTTCCCCATCCGCGAGGTGCTGGAGCACAAGGCGGGCTACCACGGCATCCCCGCGAGCGAGGCGCGGGAGCGGGCCGACGAGGTCCTGAAACAGGTCGGCATCTACGAGAAGCGGGATACGCGCTTCGACTGGCTCTCCGGGGGGATGAAGCGCCGCTTTCTCATCGCCCGGGCGCTGGTCACCGATCCCGACCTGCTGATCCTCGACGAACCGACCGCCGGCGTCGACGTACAGCTCCGTCACGACCTCTGGAACCTCATCACCGACCTCAACGAGGGCGGGACGACCATCCTGCTCACCACCCACTACATCGAGGAGGCCGAACGCCTCTGTGACGAGGTGGCCATCCTCGACGGCGGACGGGTCGTGACCGTGAGTTCGCCCGACGAACTCATGGATCGCGGCACCGACCGCATCACCGTCACCTTCCGGGAGCCGATGCAGTCCGCGCCGGACGTCGCCGCCGGCAACGGCCAGGTCGAGGCCGTCGACGTGGAGGACGGCCGCCTCGTCGTCTCCGCCTCGCGCGGCGGCCTCGTCGCCCCCGACCTCGTCCGCGAACTCGACGCCGCGGGCTACGAGATCGTCGACCTCGACGTGTCGCGCACGTCGCTAGAGGAGGTGTTCGTCGAGCTGACACGCCAGGACTCGGCGGTCGCCGACGGGGGGCGCCCATGA
- a CDS encoding AzlD domain-containing protein, producing MTTTSYGPLSIWAVVIVVGLLTFVIRYSFIYLLGWVDGMPPRLERALRFVPAAVLAALVAPSLVDPGPSVTATLLDPRLLAGVVAGVVAWTTENMFATLAAGMVTFWAITFLL from the coding sequence ATGACGACGACGTCCTACGGCCCGCTCTCGATCTGGGCGGTCGTCATCGTCGTCGGCCTCCTCACCTTCGTCATCCGGTACTCGTTCATCTACCTGCTCGGGTGGGTCGACGGGATGCCGCCGCGACTGGAGCGGGCGCTCCGGTTCGTGCCGGCGGCGGTGCTCGCGGCGCTGGTCGCGCCGTCGCTCGTCGATCCCGGACCCTCGGTGACCGCGACGCTCCTCGATCCCCGCCTCCTCGCGGGCGTCGTCGCCGGCGTCGTGGCGTGGACCACCGAGAACATGTTCGCGACGCTCGCCGCCGGGATGGTCACGTTCTGGGCGATCACCTTCCTGCTGTGA
- a CDS encoding ABC transporter permease produces MSLRRYVLRRTLLTVPILLGVSVLTFGLVKLLPGTPVDYVLQFQESTPELRASLRAQYHLDEPIYTQYALWLWDVLHLDFGERVVSDRSVRAAVAARLPETLVLGGGALLVALLVGVPAGVLAAVKRGGPVDEASRIAALAGIATPNFWLGLLLILVFGVHLNLVPVIPPVAPLLSLESLAFLALPAVTLGTASAALFTRLTRSAVTEELRREYVRTARAKGLPERTVIVKHVLRNSLISVVTVAAVQVAVLLDGAVVIERVFSWPGLGRLLVRAILQRDFPVVQAVVLLVATAVVVANLLADVVYAWLDPRIRY; encoded by the coding sequence ATGTCGCTTCGACGGTACGTCCTCCGGCGAACCCTCCTGACGGTGCCCATCCTCCTCGGCGTCTCCGTGCTCACCTTCGGGCTGGTGAAACTCCTCCCCGGAACGCCCGTGGACTACGTCCTCCAGTTCCAGGAGTCGACGCCCGAACTCCGGGCGTCGCTTCGCGCCCAGTACCACCTCGACGAGCCCATCTACACCCAGTACGCGCTCTGGCTGTGGGACGTCCTCCACCTCGATTTCGGCGAGCGTGTCGTCTCGGATCGGAGCGTCCGCGCCGCCGTCGCCGCCCGCCTCCCGGAGACGCTCGTCCTCGGCGGCGGCGCCCTCCTCGTCGCTCTCCTCGTCGGCGTCCCCGCGGGCGTCCTCGCCGCCGTGAAGCGCGGCGGCCCGGTCGACGAGGCCAGTCGGATCGCCGCGCTCGCCGGCATCGCCACGCCGAACTTCTGGCTCGGCCTCCTGCTCATCCTCGTCTTCGGCGTCCACCTGAACCTCGTGCCGGTGATCCCGCCCGTCGCACCCCTCCTCTCCCTCGAATCGCTCGCCTTCCTCGCCCTGCCGGCGGTCACCCTCGGCACCGCCTCGGCCGCCCTCTTCACCCGGCTCACCCGGTCGGCCGTCACCGAGGAACTCCGCCGGGAGTACGTACGAACCGCCCGCGCGAAGGGCCTCCCCGAGCGGACGGTGATCGTCAAGCACGTCCTGCGCAACTCGCTCATCTCGGTCGTCACCGTCGCCGCGGTGCAGGTTGCGGTCCTCCTCGACGGCGCCGTCGTCATCGAACGCGTCTTCTCCTGGCCCGGCCTCGGCCGCCTGCTCGTCCGTGCCATCCTCCAGCGGGACTTCCCCGTCGTGCAGGCCGTGGTGTTGCTCGTCGCCACGGCCGTCGTCGTCGCCAACCTGCTCGCGGACGTCGTGTACGCGTGGCTCGACCCGCGGATTCGCTACTGA
- a CDS encoding ABC transporter permease gives MTGPLDDRGRLRVRGFDGGDAAVADEADRSEAVPSVDRRTRAWRRFRRDRTAVAGLAIITLMALLAVFARPVEVGGVVVQPFALAPYDPAASGVAEPYLPPSLAHPFGTDWAGRDVFSRVLYGGRYSLSIGAIAVSLAVAVGVPLGALAGYVGGWVDETIMRLVDVLYAFPFLVLAIAFVAAFGQGFWKLVAALVAVGWISYARLLRGEVLSVVERDYVLAARALGVPDRRILARHVVPNAVAPVVVQATLNVGTVVLSAAALGFLGLGLPPGTAEWGSMLSAGRDTLVGGEWWVTVFPGLAIFLFVLSINLVGDGVRDALDPDADPDAYRREAR, from the coding sequence ATGACCGGCCCCCTCGACGACCGCGGCCGACTGCGCGTGCGGGGGTTCGACGGCGGGGACGCGGCCGTCGCCGACGAGGCCGACCGCTCCGAGGCGGTGCCGTCGGTCGACCGCCGGACGCGGGCCTGGCGGCGCTTCCGCCGCGACCGCACCGCCGTCGCCGGCCTCGCGATCATCACCCTCATGGCCCTGCTCGCGGTCTTCGCCCGCCCGGTCGAGGTGGGCGGCGTCGTCGTCCAGCCGTTCGCGCTGGCGCCGTACGACCCCGCCGCCTCCGGCGTCGCCGAGCCCTACCTCCCCCCCTCGCTCGCCCACCCCTTCGGCACCGACTGGGCCGGCCGCGACGTGTTCTCCCGCGTCCTCTACGGCGGCCGGTACAGCCTCTCCATCGGCGCCATCGCCGTCTCCCTCGCCGTCGCCGTCGGCGTCCCGCTCGGCGCGCTCGCCGGCTACGTCGGCGGGTGGGTCGACGAGACGATCATGCGGCTGGTCGACGTGCTCTATGCCTTCCCCTTCCTCGTCCTCGCCATCGCCTTCGTCGCCGCCTTCGGCCAGGGGTTCTGGAAGCTCGTCGCGGCGCTCGTCGCCGTCGGTTGGATCAGTTACGCCCGCCTGCTCAGGGGCGAGGTGCTGAGCGTCGTCGAGCGCGACTACGTGCTCGCGGCGAGGGCGCTCGGCGTGCCCGACCGCCGGATCCTCGCGCGCCACGTCGTCCCCAACGCCGTCGCGCCCGTCGTCGTCCAGGCGACGCTCAACGTCGGCACCGTCGTGCTCTCGGCGGCCGCGCTCGGCTTCCTCGGCCTCGGCCTCCCGCCCGGCACCGCCGAGTGGGGGAGCATGCTCTCGGCCGGCCGGGACACACTCGTCGGCGGGGAGTGGTGGGTCACCGTCTTCCCCGGCCTCGCCATCTTCCTGTTCGTGCTGTCGATCAACCTCGTCGGCGACGGCGTCCGTGACGCCCTCGACCCGGACGCCGACCCCGACGCCTACCGACGGGAGGCGCGCTGA
- a CDS encoding AzlC family ABC transporter permease, with product MFDVPDDLRAGVRAAAPLLLGVTPFGLVAGVAAVEAGLSPAQAVGLSVVVFAGASQLAAIDLLARDASLAVVVLTAVVINLRMSMYSASIAPYFESFRRRWEMVCAYLLTDLSYALAIAKFTEGEERGSSEAGEGPGVDGVTDRRWYYLGAAGAIWAVWQAATLAGVVLGAGVPESWGVSFAVPLVFLSMLVSELSDRPRAVAALVGGSVAVVGSGWPLNLGLLGGALAGVVAGVAADGRVA from the coding sequence ATGTTCGACGTTCCCGACGACCTCCGCGCCGGCGTCCGGGCGGCGGCGCCCCTCCTCCTCGGCGTGACGCCCTTCGGCCTCGTCGCCGGCGTCGCCGCCGTCGAGGCCGGCCTCTCGCCCGCCCAGGCCGTCGGCCTGTCCGTCGTCGTGTTCGCCGGCGCCTCGCAACTCGCCGCCATCGACCTCCTCGCCCGCGACGCCTCCCTCGCCGTGGTCGTCCTCACCGCGGTCGTCATCAACCTGCGGATGAGCATGTACTCGGCCTCCATCGCCCCCTACTTCGAGTCCTTCCGGCGGCGGTGGGAGATGGTGTGTGCCTACCTGCTGACTGACCTGTCCTACGCGCTGGCCATCGCGAAGTTCACGGAGGGCGAGGAGCGCGGGTCCTCGGAAGCCGGCGAGGGGCCGGGGGTCGACGGCGTGACCGACCGTCGGTGGTACTACCTCGGCGCCGCTGGGGCCATCTGGGCCGTCTGGCAGGCCGCGACCCTCGCCGGGGTCGTCCTCGGCGCGGGGGTCCCCGAGAGCTGGGGTGTCTCCTTCGCGGTGCCGCTGGTCTTTCTCTCCATGCTCGTCTCCGAACTGTCGGATCGGCCCCGTGCCGTCGCGGCGCTCGTCGGGGGGAGCGTCGCGGTCGTCGGATCGGGGTGGCCGCTGAACCTCGGACTGCTCGGCGGCGCGCTCGCGGGCGTCGTCGCGGGCGTCGCCGCCGACGGGAGGGTCGCATGA